A DNA window from Fragaria vesca subsp. vesca linkage group LG3, FraVesHawaii_1.0, whole genome shotgun sequence contains the following coding sequences:
- the LOC101303979 gene encoding uncharacterized protein LOC101303979, with protein sequence MASTSLPIAYALVIALSLLAFQSESKPQAFRRDPGHPQWHHGAFHDVHETIRSDVRRMLHSRAEVPFQVPLEVNVVLVGFNRDGGYRYSVDAHKLEEVLKISFPAHRPSCLETGEPLDIEHQIVYNAFPAGQPELIALEKALKEAMVPAGNARETEFGREVPLFEVDATVVEPVFQRLYSYIFDTDNSAVSAVELDRQVPSAIFVVNFDKVRMDPRNKEIDLDNLMYGKITQLTEDDMQKQEGDYIYRYRYNGGGASQVWLGSGRYVVIDLSAGPCTYGKIETEEGTVSSRTLPRLRHIMFPRGFGAASDHSTHDVFVGQLASLVSTTIEHIIAPDVRYETVDLTTRLLLPIIVLQNHNRYNIIDKGHNYSINIEAIEAQVKKMVHEGQEVVIVGGSHSLHRHEKLAIAVSKAMRGHSLQETKNDGRFHVHTKTYLDGAILKEEMERSADVLAAGLLEVADPSLSSKFFLRQHWNDESDGTSDSILKHKPIWSTHDKKGGKKKKKIVRKQGDLYRTYGTRVIPVFVLSLADVDPNLMMEDESLVWTSKDVVIVLEHQNEPITLSYVSETQRRHAQPSQVQRHILAGLASAVAGLSAPYEKASHVHERPVVNWLWAAGCHPFGPFSNTSQVSQMLQDVALRNSIYARVDSALHKIRDTSEAVQTFAAEYLKTPLGEPVKGKKNKTTTELWVEKFYKKTTNLPEPFPHELVDRLENFLNNLEDQLVDLSSSLYGHRLQDAHLNSSEILQSSIFTQQYVDHVLANEREKMKCCNIEYKYPVQSSQTYVYGGILLAGFVVYFIVIFFSNPVR encoded by the exons ATGGCTTCAACATCACTTCCAATAGCATACGCTCTTGTTATCGCTCTGAGCCTGCTCGCGTTTCAATCCGAGTCTAAACCTCAAGCTTTCCGGAGAGATCCCGGCCACCCTCAGTGGCACCACGGCGCCTTCCACGACGTCCACGAAACCATCCGCTCCGACGTCCGCCGCATGCTCCATTCTCGCGCCGAG GTACCGTTTCAGGTTCCGCTGGAAGTGAATGTGGTGTTGGTTGGCTTCAATCGTGATGGAGGCTACAGGTACTCGGTGGATGCGCACAAGTTGGAGGAGGTGCTCAAGATCAGCTTCCCGGCACACCGGCCTTCGTGCCTTGAGACTGGGGAGCCTCTCGATATCGAGCATCAGATTGTGTACAATGCCTTCCCT GCTGGCCAGCCGGAGCTTATAGCTCTTGAGAAGGCGTTGAAAGAGGCTATGGTTCCTGCAGGAAATGCGAGAGAG ACTGAGTTTGGAAGGGAAGTACCTCTATTTGAGGTGGATGCAACTGTCGTGGAACCGGTATTTCAGAGGTTGTATTCCTATATATTCGACACAGACAATTCAGCTGTTTCTGCTGTGGAGTTGGACCGCCAAGTACCAAGTGCAATATTTGTGGTCAATTTTGATAAG GTCAGAATGGACCCTAGGAATAAGGAAATTGATCTTGACAACTTGATGTATGGAAAAATTACACAACTAACTGAGGATGATATGCAAAAACAAGAGGGAGACTATATATATCGCTATCGGTACAATGGAGGAGGTGCATCTCAAGTTTGGCTGGGCTCTGGCAG ATATGTAGTGATTGATCTCTCAGCTGGCCCATGCACTTACGGAAAGATTGAAACTGAAGAGGGAACTGTCAGTTCTCGGACCCTGCCACGACTAAGGCATATAATGTTTCCAAGAGGATTTGGTGCAGCTAGTGATCATTCTACACATGATGTATTTGTTGGACAGCTTGCCTCTCTAGTATCCACCACGATTGAGCATATTATAGCTCCGGATGTTAG GTACGAAACTGTTGATCTGACAACAAGGCTGCTTTTACCAATAATTGTGCTGCAAAATCATAATCGGTACAATATTATAGACAAGGGCCACAACTACAGTATAAACATTGAAGCAATTGAGGCACAG GTTAAGAAAATGGTTCATGAGGGGCAAGAAGTTGTGATTGTTGGGGGTTCACATTCATTACATCGCCATGAGAAGTTGGCAATCGCTGTTTCAAAAGCTATGCGAGGTCATTCCCTTCAAGAAACTAAGAATGATGGACGCTTCCATGTTCATACCAAAACATATCTGGATGGTGCTATTCTTAAAGAA GAAATGGAACGTTCTGCTGATGTGCTTGCTGCTGGTTTGCTTGAGGTGGCTGACCCGTCTCTTTCGAGTAAATTTTTCCTCCGCCAG CATTGGAATGATGAATCTGATGGTACAAGTGATTCTATACTCAAACATAAACCTATTTGGTCTACTCATGACAAAAAAGGTGGCAAGAAGAAAAAGAAAATAGTTAGGAAACAAGGCGATCTATACCGAACTTATGGAACAAGAGTTATTCCTGT CTTTGTGCTATCATTGGCTGATGTGGACCCGAACCTTATGATGGAAGACGAAAGTCTTGTATGGACAAGCAAAGATGTAGTGATTGTACTTGAGCATCAAAATGAGCCAATAACTCTCAG TTATGTCTCAGAAACACAGAGAAGGCATGCCCAACCATCTCAGGTACAGCGCCATATATTAGCAGGACTTGCTTCTGCTGTGGCAGGGTTGAGTGCACCATATGAGAAGGCTTCTCATGTACATGAAAGGCCAGTCGTGAATTGGCTATGGGCAGCTGGGTGTCATCCATTTGGACCATTTTCTAATACTTCTCAAGTCAGCCAAATGCTTCAAGATGTTGCATTG AGGAACTCCATATATGCGCGTGTAGATTCTGCACTCCACAAAATTCGTGATACATCGGAG GCTGTACAAACTTTTGCTGCTGAGTATCTGAAAACTCCACTTGGCGAGCCAGTGAAGGGTAAAAAGAACAAAACCACCACTGAGCTATGGGTGGAGAAGTTTTACAAGAAAACCACTAACTTGCCTGAACCATTCCCACATGAATTAGTTGACAGATTGGAGAACTTCTTAAAT AACCTTGAGGACCAGCTAGTAGATTTGTCTTCATCCTTGTATGGTCACCGGTTACAAGATGCTCATTTGAACAGTTCAGAGATTCTCCAGAGTTCCATATTTACCCAGCA GTATGTAGATCATGTTTTGGCAAACGAGAGGGAGAAGATGAAATGCTGCAACATTGAGTACAAATATCCAGTGCAGTCATCTCAAACTTATGTCTATGGAGGGATTCTACTTGCCGGATTTGTTGTATATTTCATTGTGATTTTCTTCTCAAACCCTGTACGCTAA
- the LOC101304262 gene encoding probable protein phosphatase 2C 42-like: MLHALMNLLSLCWKPSGRGGGEGGGLESIGIVGANLGGGGRDGKDSLLWFRDIGKYAWGDFSMAVVQANQVLEDQGQIESGPFGTFVGVYDGHGGPEAAHYVCDNLFRQFQAVSAETEGVVTADTIQDAFRRTEEGFTALVSELWSTRPNLATVGTCCLVGVICRGTLFVASLGDSRLVLGKKVGNTGEVAAIQLSTEHNANLEEIRYELKEQHSHDPQIVVLKHGVWRVKGIIQVSRSIGDVYMKHAEFNREPIAAKFRLPEPMNMPIMSATPTILSHALHPNDSFLIFASDGLWEHLSNEKAVEIVHKHPHAGSAKRLVKTALQEAARKREMRYSDLRKIDKKVRRHFHDDITVIVLFLNHDLISRGTAQDPPISIRSGVDH, from the exons ATGCTTCATGCATTGATGAATCTTCTCTCGCTGTGTTGGAAGCCATCCGGGCGCGGCGGCGGTGAGGGAGGAGGACTCGAGTCCATCGGAATCGTTGGCGCCAATTTGGGCGGCGGCGGAAGAGATGGAAAAGATAGCTTGCTTTGGTTTAGGGATATCGGGAAATACGCGTGGGGAGATTTCTCCATGGCTGTGGTTCAGGCCAATCAGGTGCTTGAGGACCAGGGCCAGATCGAGTCCGGACCCTTTGGGACCTTCGTCGGCGTTTACGACGGCCACGGTGGCCCCGAGGCCGCTCACTACGTCTGTGATAATCTATTTAGACAGTTTCAAG CAGTATCAGCGGAGACGGAGGGTGTTGTGACAGCGGATACCATTCAAGATGCTTTTCGTCGGACAGAGGAAGGATTTACGGCTCTTGTTTCTGAGTTGTGGAGTACTAGACCCAATTTAGCGACTGTTGGAACATGCTGTCTTGTTGGAGTGATATGTCGGGGGACGCTATTTGTGGCAAGTCTTGGAGATTCCCGTCTTGTTTTGGGGAAGAAAGTGGGCAATACTGGGGAAGTTGCTGCTATTCAGCTATCCACCGAACACAATGCGAATCTTGAGGAGATTCGGTATGAGCTGAAAGAGCAGCACTCACATGATCCTCAAATTGTCGTTTTAAAGCATGGAGTTTGGAGAGTAAAAGGCATCATCCAG GTTTCTAGATCTATCGGTGATGTATATATGAAACATGCAGAGTTTAACAGGGAGCCAATTGCTGCAAAGTTCCGGCTTCCTGAACCAATGAACATGCCTATCATGTCTGCCACTCCAACTATTCTTTCTCATGCTCTGCATCCAAATGATTCTTTTCTTATCTTTGCATCTGATGGTCTATGGGAACACTTGAGTAATGAAAAAGCTGTTGAGATTGTCCACAAGCATCCTCATGCA GGAAGTGCCAAAAGACTTGTTAAGACGGCCCTCCAAGAAGCTGCAAGAAAACGAGAAATGCGTTACTCAGATCTTCGGAAAATAGACAAGAAGGTGCGGCGGCATTTTCATGATGATATAACCGTTATTGTTTTATTCTTGAACCATGACCTAATCTCCAGAGGCACAGCGCAAGATCCCCCAATCTCAATAAGAAGTGGTGTTGATCACTAA
- the LOC101303101 gene encoding uncharacterized protein LOC101303101, with the protein MMRLYNGFLDILKIQKFRRIVSYTGFYCFTAVLSYAYTSNTTRAGFSRGDQFYASYPAGTELLTDQAKLYKAALGNCFETEEWGPIEYCIMAKHFERQGKGPYAYHAQYMAHLLSLGQLDGSG; encoded by the exons ATGATGCGGCTCTACAATGGCTTCCTCGACATTCTAAAGATTCAGAAGTTCCGGAGAATCGTGTCATATACTGGCTTCTACTGCTTCACTGCGGTCTTGAGCTACGCTTACACAAGCAACAC AACTAGAGCTGGGTTCTCCAGAGGTGACCAATTCTATGCGTCTTACCCGGCTGGAACTGAGCTCTTGACTGACCAAGCTAAG TTGTATAAAGCAGCACTTGGTAATTGTTTTGAAACTGAAGAATGGGGTCCTATTGAGTACTGCATCATGGCTAAACACTTTGAGCGCCAAGGCAAAGGGCCTTATGCTTACCATGCT CAGTACATGGCACATCTTCTGTCTCTTGGACAACTTGATGGAAGTGGCTAG
- the LOC101309339 gene encoding DNA replication complex GINS protein SLD5-like, with amino-acid sequence MDLDRTQFLLRSYLRIRLQKIEKYIFHILAAAELYNRLSKQKAFAKMCLVDLEKHLEESVLSKLGNNYQSIFQQSMISEENDMGTHNIFFPVAKLQLDMFVVCKTNHYLGHIQPEDNEDEPSDNRANQRPLEEPFEMEPDVLCFVRYKAVKRFVEEGRIDLF; translated from the exons ATGGATTTGGACAGGACTCAGTTCTTGTTGAGATCTTATCTTCGAATTCGGCTGCAGAAG ATTGAGAAATACATCTTTCACATCTTAGCTGCTGCTGAACTCTACAACCGTCTCTCTAAACAGAAGGCGTTTGCAAAAAT GTGTCTTGTTGATTTGGAGAAGCATCTTGAAGAGAGTGTTCTGTCAAAATTGGGTAATAACTACCAGTCTATATTCCAGCAATCCATGATCAGTGAAGAGAATGACATGGGTACTCACAATATCTTCTTTCCAG TGGCAAAACTTCAATTAGACATGTTTGTTGTATGCAAAACAAATCACTATCTTGGACATATCCAGCCTGAGGACAATGAAGATGAACCATCAGATAACAG GGCGAATCAGAGACCTTTGGAGGAGCCTTTCGAAATGGAGCCTGATGTTTTATGCTTTGTGCGTTATAAAGCAGTAAAGAGATTTGTAGAGGAAGGGAGGATTGATTTATTCTGA
- the LOC101309627 gene encoding B3 domain-containing protein Os11g0197600-like — protein sequence MPRITNRNKNKNKATVRRASTSLSFHVGGVEEEENGPTFFKIIKPGFNTKHLRIPPAFRKHVSHELTTRAILKLEKSSESSWTVIVSKTGRDIYLKDGWQEFLRDNSLGDSEFLVFRYDKHMHFTINIFDKNCVERVNIANLRTSEASTFPDSSERPLARPPTGNHRYELSAEAAKGLKSEGEHLPRLAAAAAFRSKFPYFTKVLKKSRMVAIPTRFYKEMVPSRNFDKIFLTTSKGKFTVTLYTCADTMMLSGGWSSFRNDNQLQVGDMCIFELVKENTMKVHIFRN from the exons ATGCCGAGAATCACTAACAGAAACAAAAACAAAAACAAAGCAACGGTGAGAAGAGCATCCACATCCCTTTCATTTCATGTTGGTGGTGTTGAGGAGGAGGAGAATGGGCCTACCTTCTTCAAGATCATAAAGCCTGGATTCAACACTAAGCATCTA AGAATCCCACCTGCGTTTCGGAAGCATGTATCACATGAACTCACTACGAGGGCAATCTTGAAATTGGAGAAGTCATCAGAATCTTCCTGGACTGTTATAGTAAGTAAAACAGGAAGGGACATATACTTGAAGGATGGCTGGCAGGAGTTTCTAAGAGATAACTCCCTAGGTGATTCTGAGTTCTTAGTGTTTAGGTATGACAAACACATGCATTTCACAATTAATATTTTTGACAAGAACTGTGTCGAAAGAGTGAATATCGCCAACCTCAGAACAAGTGAAGCATCCACCTTTCCAGACAGTTCTGAAAGGCCTTTGGCAAGACCACCAACAG GTAATCATCGATATGAGTTGTCTGCGGAAGCTGCTAAGGGGCTTAAATCCGAAG GTGAACACCTTCCAAGACTTGCAGCTGCTGCAGCTTTCAGATCCAAATTTCCCTATTTTACAAAAGTTCTTAAAAAATCGAGGATGGTG GCAATCCCCACACGCTTCTATAAGGAGATGGTTCCTTCAAGAAATTTTGATAAAATTTTCCTGACGACTTCAAAGGGAAAATTCACAGTGACGCTTTATACTTGCGCTGATACAATGATGTTGTCTGGAGGGTGGTCTTCCTTTAGAAATGATAACCAACTCCAGGTTGGTGATATGTGCATCTTTGAGCTTGTCAAAGAAAACACCATGAAGGTTCACATTTTCCGAAACTGA
- the LOC101303402 gene encoding calmodulin-like: MCPTGRTLTSSSSFSDLRPAFDILDADRDGKISKDDLRAFYVGFSSSGADESLIRAMMSAADSNSDGFVEYHEFERVLACQNPSGVMEDVFKVMDRDGDGKLSHEDLKSYMNLAGFPASDDDIAGMIKLGGGDEAQGVDYAGLLKILAVDQAS, from the coding sequence ATGTGTCCCACCGGCCGGACCCTGACATCTTCGTCCTCGTTCTCCGACCTCCGCCCCGCATTCGACATCCTCGACGCCGACCGCGACGGCAAGATCAGCAAGGACGACCTCCGCGCCTTCTACGTCGGATTCTCCTCCTCCGGCGCCGACGAGAGCCTCATCCGCGCCATGATGTCCGCTGCCGACTCCAACTCCGACGGCTTCGTCGAGTACCACGAGTTCGAGCGCGTCCTCGCCTGTCAGAACCCCTCCGGCGTCATGGAGGACGTGTTCAAGGTCATGGACCGCGACGGCGACGGCAAGCTCAGCCACGAAGACTTGAAAAGCTACATGAACTTGGCCGGGTTTCCGGCCAGCGACGACGACATTGCGGGGATGATCAAATTGGGCGGCGGAGATGAAGCTCAAGGCGTGGACTACGCCGGGTTGCTGAAGATCCTGGCCGTTGATCAAGCCAGCTAG
- the LOC101303684 gene encoding uncharacterized protein LOC101303684 codes for MTTEDFSFPAVHKSSSTRSIDFPPLWRPSPCHEDEEDHSTPVEEDCNQRKSFACVEGVDDDQIIVGILDQDEKMDMLWEDFNEELYPARSTTSEYVSGNMLQLGCVGLGAFNLSKSNAATSGSAITNPGMVLIVRVLKRLFFLHNSHHHNLNKPAKR; via the coding sequence ATGACCACAGAAGATTTCAGCTTCCCCGCAGTACATAAAAGCAGTAGTACTAGAAGCATCGATTTCCCTCCTTTGTGGCGTCCATCTCCTTGCCATGAAGATGAAGAAGATCACTCTACTCCTGTAGAGGAGGATTGTAATCAGAGGAAGAGCTTTGCATGTGTTGAGGGGGTTGATGATGATCAGATCATAGTTGGTATTCTTGATCAGGATGAGAAAATGGACATGCTATGGGAGGATTTCAATGAGGAATTGTATCCGGCAAGGTCAACGACATCGGAGTACGTGTCCGGCAACATGCTGCAACTGGGTTGTGTAGGTCTTGGTGCTTTCAACTTGTCCAAATCTAATGCTGCTACATCTGGTAGTGCTATTACAAACCCAGGTATGGTCCTAATCGTCAGAGTCTTGAAAAGGCTGTTCTTCCTCCACAACTCTCATCATCACAACCTCAACAAACCTGCAAAACGGTGA